The following is a genomic window from Antechinus flavipes isolate AdamAnt ecotype Samford, QLD, Australia chromosome 3, AdamAnt_v2, whole genome shotgun sequence.
tcCTATACTAAACATCAAAAACTCTCTTCAAATTTGTATATACTAAATATAAAACTGGCATCCTGAATGGGGACTTAAAGAAAACATGAACATTTGGGCATTTAGCTGTTTTCTAAATTTCCAGGGacacttttaatttttgttaaccTCGACTctagaaataaacattttcatttgatatttttaacaACTGctagtcagaaaattccaagaatGAAGACATTCAGCATTACTCTAAtaaaggttattattattttaataaacaacatgatatgttaaaaattgcttatttaaatgggagaaaaaaagtttcttgcTTGTTTAGAACTTTCTTTTGCATCATTAAAACGTCTCATAAgttggcacttttttttttttttttgacatactTGGTTTCAGGCTAGTTCTTGCCTTATATGCTTATGCTATATTTCAAGTAGCATCAGGTTCTCTAGCAAGTATTAGCAGTAAAAACGCTAACTCTTGCCCTAACTAGAGTTTTGTAAATGCATGTGTCTGCATgtagtaaatgtgtgtgtgtgcatgtgcacgtATGTGCTTGCATTTCCATAAATAGTTTAAAGTTCTGTTGCTAATTATCTGCAAAACTTTCCTATCCAAGTGCTTGTTAAGACTACTGGAACCAGTTAATATGAAACAGTTAAAGTTAGAAAATAGATGTAAGATAAAGATTTGCCTACTTTTAATATTAACTTTATCTTGAGATGttcttttgaataaaaaatgttaaaataatagcaatgaatttatttatttagggaaCATTAAACAAAATTCCCGATTCTTCCTCTAATGGGAGCTTTCCTCCCTTAATATTGAAAAGACATTTGTCAAATTGGACATCTTATATAAGCCACAAATCCTGGAGACATCATCCTAACTTCCCAATCTAGTTAGAAGAGTGGGTTTAGCATTGAGTTTGCAAATGTGCTGATTTCAGTTCTGTAGTGAAGCTGTGATCACACCAGGagtactttctcattttttgtttatgttaCTGCTTTTTAGCAGGTACTCATTAATGAGTGAAGGATCAAAAGGCAGGACGGTGGTGGAGAAGCAATGGAGAATAAAAGCTTAGAAAGTTCACCATCAGACCTAAAGTTAGTGGCTCATCCGAGAGCAAAAAGCAAAGTTTGGAAATACTTCGGTTTTGATACCAATGCAGAAGGATGCATATTACAGTGGAAGAAGATCTACTGTCGTATTTGTATGGCACAGATTGCCTATTCAGGAAACACTTCCAACCTTTCATACCACCTGGAGAAAAAtcatccagatgaattttgtgaaTTTGTAAAGAGTAATACAGAACAGATGAGGGAGGCTTTTGCTACCGCTTTTTCAAAACTAAAGCCAGAATCTTCACAGCAGGTTGTTCAGGACACTTTAATCATGAAGACCAGCCACAgttatgaaaacaaaaagcatcagGAGCTGACCTCTGCTGTGATTAGCCTAATTTGTGAGGGCATGTATCCTTCCTCCATAGTGGATGAGCCTACGTTTAAGATGCTTTTGAAAACAGCAGATCCAAGATATGAACTTCCTAGCAGAAAATATTTCTGCACAAAAGCAATTCCTGAAAAATACAATGCAGTTAGAGAAATTGTCTTGAAAGAACTGACTGACATTTTGTGGTGTGGAATATccacagatatttggagaagTCAAAACCAGAATAGGTCCTATGTAACCCTTGCGGTTCATTTCCTCAATAGCAGCTCTTCTCATTGTTTGGCTGTTAACTCACGATGCTTAAAGACTTTTGAGGTCCCTGAAGAAAACACTGCAGAGACAATTACAAGAGTTCTTTATGAGATTTTCATTGAATGGGGGATCAACACAAAAGTCTTTGGTGCTACAACAGATTATGGCAAAGATATTGTTAAAGCTTGCTCACTTCTAGATATTCCAGTTCAGATGCCTTGTTTGGGTCAGACTTTCAATGCAGGGATACAACAAGCTTTCCAGCTTCCTAAGCTGGGTAGTCTCTTGACAAGGTGCCGGAAATTGGTGGAGTATTTTCAGCAGTCTACAGTAGCCATGTACATGTTAAGTGAAAAACAGAAACAGCAGAACATCATGCACTGCATGCTTGTGAGCGATCGTGTTTCCTGGTGGGGAAGCACACTTGCTATGTTGCAACGATTGAAAGAGCAGCAGTTTATCATTGCAGCTGTTTTGGTGGAAGACAGCAATAATCACCATCTTATGTTGGAGACCAGTGAATGGAACACCATTGAGGGGTTGGTGGACCTCTTGCATCCCTTTAAGCAAGTGGCTGAAATGATGTCTGCATCCAAGTATCCCACAATAAGCATGGTGAAACCCCTCCTTCATATGCTTCTCAACACAACCCTGaacatcaaagaaaatgattcgaaagaaatcagcatggccAAGGAAGTGATAGCCAAAGAATTGTCAACAACATACCAGGAGACCCCTGAGATAGACATGTTCCTTAATGTGGCAACATTCCTGGACCCTAGGTACAAGAAACTGcctttcctttctgcatttgaacgGCAGCAGGTTGAAAACAGAGTTGTAGAGGAAGCAAAAAGCCTTTtggagaaagtaaaggaaaatagTTTCAGGCCTGAAGAAAAGCTCTTTTCATTATCTGAAGAGCCACCagtgaaaaaaatgattatttcttcgACCCCACCACCAACTAGTGCAATTAATAATATGCTGGCAGAAATCTTCTGCCAAACAGGGGGTGTAGAAGATCAAGAGGAATGGCATGCCCAGATTGTGGAAGAATTGAGCAATTTTAAGTCTCAAAAAGTACTTGGTCTAAATGAAGATCCCCTTAAATGGTGGTCTGATCGATTGGCATTGTTTCCTGTCTTACCAAAGGTACTTCAGAAGTATTGGTGTATTTTGGCTACAAGGGTCTTCCCTGAACGACTTTTTGGTTCATC
Proteins encoded in this region:
- the ZBED1 gene encoding E3 SUMO-protein ligase ZBED1 produces the protein MENKSLESSPSDLKLVAHPRAKSKVWKYFGFDTNAEGCILQWKKIYCRICMAQIAYSGNTSNLSYHLEKNHPDEFCEFVKSNTEQMREAFATAFSKLKPESSQQVVQDTLIMKTSHSYENKKHQELTSAVISLICEGMYPSSIVDEPTFKMLLKTADPRYELPSRKYFCTKAIPEKYNAVREIVLKELTDILWCGISTDIWRSQNQNRSYVTLAVHFLNSSSSHCLAVNSRCLKTFEVPEENTAETITRVLYEIFIEWGINTKVFGATTDYGKDIVKACSLLDIPVQMPCLGQTFNAGIQQAFQLPKLGSLLTRCRKLVEYFQQSTVAMYMLSEKQKQQNIMHCMLVSDRVSWWGSTLAMLQRLKEQQFIIAAVLVEDSNNHHLMLETSEWNTIEGLVDLLHPFKQVAEMMSASKYPTISMVKPLLHMLLNTTLNIKENDSKEISMAKEVIAKELSTTYQETPEIDMFLNVATFLDPRYKKLPFLSAFERQQVENRVVEEAKSLLEKVKENSFRPEEKLFSLSEEPPVKKMIISSTPPPTSAINNMLAEIFCQTGGVEDQEEWHAQIVEELSNFKSQKVLGLNEDPLKWWSDRLALFPVLPKVLQKYWCILATRVFPERLFGSSANVVSAKRNRLAPAHVDEQIFLYENTRNGSEPEPEDEDEGEWGLEQEQIYTLSDTVNVSNSFFNIRDSGFI